The proteins below come from a single Anguilla rostrata isolate EN2019 chromosome 3, ASM1855537v3, whole genome shotgun sequence genomic window:
- the LOC135250959 gene encoding gap junction beta-2 protein-like yields the protein MSWGALYAQLGGVNKHSTSLGKIWLSVLFIFRIMILVLAAESVWGDEQAGFTCNTQQPGCKNVCYDHFFPVSHIRLWCLQLIFVSTPALLVAMHVAYRKRETKKTILRKNGDQVQGDLEDLRKSRLSITGPLWWTYTSSLFFRLIFEGSFMYILYFIYNGFQMPRLVKCEQWPCPNKVDCFISRPTEKTVFTLFMVCSSAICMVLNVAELFYLICKALIRCSHRRQNRQRRRIMLAEEKALSQNEKNEMLQSSNAKAL from the coding sequence ATGAGCTGGGGGGCACTGTACGCCCAGTTGGGCGGAGTCAACAAGCACTCCACCAGCCTGGGGAAGATCTGGCTGTCGGTCCTCTTCATCTTCCGCATCATGATCCTGGTGCTGGCGGCGGAGAGCGTGTGGGGCGACGAGCAAGCCGGCTTCACCTGCAACACGCAGCAGCCCGGCTGCAAGAACGTCTGCTACGACCACTTCTTCCCCGTCTCGCACATCCGGCTCTGGTGCCTGCAGCTCATCTTCGTCTCCACGCCGGCGCTGCTGGTGGCCATGCACGTGGCCTACCGCAAGCGCGAGACCAAGAAGACTATTCTGCGCAAAAACGGCGACCAGGTGCAGGGTGACCTGGAGGACCTGCGCAAGAGCCGGCTGTCCATCACCGGGCCGCTGTGGTGGACCTACACCTCCAGTCTGTTCTTCCGGCTGATCTTCGAGGGCAGCTTCATGTACATCCTGTACTTCATCTACAATGGCTTCCAGATGCCGCGGCTCGTCAAGTGCGAACAGTGGCCCTGCCCAAACAAGGTGGACTGCTTCATCTCCCGGCCCACTGAGAAGACGGTCTTCACCCTCTTCATGGTGTGCTCGTCGGCTATCTGCATGGTGCTGAACGTGGCGGAGCTGTTCTACCTCATCTGCAAGGCGCTGATACGCTGCTCCCACCGGAGGCAGAACCGCCAGCGCCGCCGTATCATGCTTGCTGAGGAAAAGGCCCTGTCTCAGAATGAGAAGAATGAGATGTTACAGTCATCCAATGCGAAAGCTCTGTGA